The genomic DNA CACGAATATAGTTACCAGACCTTATATACTGAGCGAACAATATCGTGCTCGTATAGAACAAGTTCAACTGAGGCGCCTGACTGAAAACACCATACTGAGCATGAAATACAGTCCTATCGGTAACCGGGAATGAAATTCCTAACCTTGGAGCGAAAATATAATACGGCTTTGACGCTTTGAAATTCGCATCTGAAAAATCATACCAGTCACCCTTTGACTCAAGTATAATATTCGTCGGATCAACAAGTTGGTCTGTGTTCGGATTGATATAATCAACACGCAAACCAAGGTTCAAAATCAACTCGGGCAACTCAATCTTATCCTGAATATATGCTGCACCAACAATGGGATGCTTGGCACCGTTCCTCCCAGTGTTAACCTCTTTTTTACCAGTCACATCATAACCAATAGTATTGACAAAAGCTGTTTGATAAATGTTTTCATCCGAACCTGTCGGATTTGTTCTCCTATTCTGCGCTATATCAAGCGCCCTCAAACCATAAACCCTGATCGTGTTATATCTGAAATCAAACCCTGCCTTGATCTCGTGAATTCTACCGATCTGATGCAAGATGTCAAACTTAACACCCCAATAACTTGACAAGTTCTTGCTATAGTTTGGATAAACCGTGTTTGGCTGAGCGAAAAGTGAAAACGGCCTAAACGGTTGATTTCTACCCCAGTCCCTAAGCTGTGGGTTCTTATCTTTATCTCCATATGACTCTATGTCATCCCACCAGAAATGATCACCCGTTTGAGAAAATGTCCTATACCAGCTGAACATCAATGTATAAAATGTTGAAGCAGAAATTGTATGTGTTAACTTAGCATAATATCCATGCGTTGTCTCTTCGGTCCTTGGCATTCTGTTATAGTTAAATGCGGAATAAGAATGAATGTATTCTCTATCCGTTCTGAAGAAAGATGTCCCACCAACCCTTAAGTTAAAGGGCTTAAAATCAAAAACGACATTCCCATTGAAAAGCCACCTTGAAGTGGAGTTACCTCTTAAGATGCCAGCAGGAATGTTGATGTTGAAGGTATCCTGCGCTTCAACAACCGTAGCTTGAACCCCGTTATAGAATGAGGGTCGTCTGTTTCTCATGAAAGTTCTCTCAAGCGCAAAGAAAAATCTTATCCTGTCAAAACCTGGCACAATCGGACCACCTAAACTCAATGAATACAAGCTGTAACCTTGTGAGTAAGCACCAGTAAGAACATTCTTCTTATGGAAGTTTGGATTGCCCGTCTCCCTGCTTCTAAAGAAACCACCATATTCATCGGTTATCACTTCAAGTGTAGCCGAGTATCTTGAACCACCTGTCTTCGTAGTCGTCACGACAACGCCCGACATAGCATAACCATATTCGGCATTGAAACCACCAGCTTGATATGAAACCTCCTCAATCGCTGTTGTTACAACTTCCCCAGTTCTCGCATAGTTATAAGGGTTATTGAAATAAACACCATCAACATAATATGCAACCTCTTCACTCCTACCGCCTCTGACGTAAATTGTCCCACCAACTTGAACTACACCGGTTTGAATTGCAACCACACTCGTATAACCACGCAACGGCATATTTTGAACATCTTCTGCACGAACAACCCTTATCTCGTTTGTTGCGTTCTTTTGAATAAGCGGTCTTTCAGCAACTACCTCAACCGTTGGAACCTGAATCGCCTCGCTTGGCAATTCAAAATTAACCTCCGTCGTCAAACCAACAGTGACACGGACATTTCTAATGGTTATCGTTTGATATCCAACATAACTTGCTTTTAATGTGTAAATTCCAGGCGGGACATTAAGTATCACATAGTTACCGTTTAGGTCTGTTGACGCACCAAGCGTTGTTCCCTCAATTATGACATTTGCCCCTATCAATGGCTCTTTCGTTTCTCTGTCAACAACTTTACCTGCAATTTTACCGACTTGCGCCAACAATAACCCCGGAAGGATAAGCATCACGGTGAGAATTAACAATTTGCGATACATATCTTTACTCCTCCTGATATGTTTGTTTTAAATTTGGAAAGCCGTTAAGCGGGAATTATCATCACAGAAGCAACATAAAGACAAGACAACAAACTGTAACATTTCACTCAACCTCACGCGAAAATTTTGTTTTAAATTCTCGTTCTCATCAAACCAATTAAAATATAACACATAAATTTTTCTTTGTCAAGTTTTCCCAAGCCCTTTTTTATGAATGCCATCAAAAATTGTGCCACAATTACAACTTGACGACCCTGACATCAAAAATCCCATCAACGGATGATATCTCCTTCAAAACTTCCTGAGGTATCTCGCTATCAACGCTCATGACCGTTAAAGCCTTTTGACCTACCCCATATCTACCGAGAGAAAGACCTGCAATGTTAATATTTGAACGAGCAAGGATTGAGCTTACCGCAGCGAGCATCCCGGGTCTATCAATGTTTGAATAAACAAGTAGAATGCCCTCCGGCTTGAATTCAAAATGAAATTCATCCATTCCAACAATTCTGACATCGCTGTTTCCGAAACAAGTTCCCGAGATGGACCTCGTTTCCTTGTCAGTTTTAACCTCAAAATTTAAAAGATATGTGTAATTGCCCCAGCTCTCCCCGGTCTTCTCACTTATGTTAAGCCCCATTTCCTTTGCCAAAACGGGAGCGTTTATGTAATTTATCGGCTCACTCATCAAATAATTCAACAGACCCTTCAAAAATGCCGAGATCAAAATCTGTGAAGAATTTTTCAAGACATCACCTGTAAATGAAGCCCTGATACTTAAAAGTTTACCCTTTAAAAGTTGCGCATGCAAAAGCCCGATCTTCTCTGCAAGCAAAAGATATGGTTTTATCTCTTCATTCATAGCAAGTTGCAAAATTTCCGCATTCACAGCCCCAACAATAGCACGACCTTTTAAAGCATCCGCAATTTGATGCGCTATCTGAATTGCAACCTTCTCCTGCGCCTCTTCAGTAGCTGCTCCAAGATGCGGAGTTACTATAACCTTTGGATGCTTTATCAAGGGATGGTCCTTGGGCGGTGGCTCCTCGGAAAAAACATCAAGCGCAGCACCAGCAACCTGACCCGATTCTATCGCCTCAAGAAGAGCCATCTCATCAATTATCCCTCCCCTGGCACAATTTATAATCCTAACCCCCCTTTTACACTTTGCAAGCTCTTCACGCCCAATCATTCCCCTTGTCTCATCATTCAAAGGCACATGAACAGTTATAAAATCGCTCCGCCTGTAAATCTCATCAAGATTTGAAACAAGCTCAACCCCAAACTTTAACGCAACCTCCGAGGATAAAACAGGGTCATATCCTATTACATTCATCCCAAATGCCTTACACCTGAGTGCAACCTCGCGACCTATCCGCCCAAGCCCAATTATACCGATCGTTTTACCATATAGCTCAACCCCCATAAACTTCTTTCTTTCCCAATTCCCTGCCTTAAGGTCATCATTCGCCTGCGGTATGTTTCTAGCAAGCGCAAGAATTAAACTCATAGTATGCTCAGCGGTTGAAATCGTATTTCCACCCGGTGTGTTCATAACGATTATCCCCCGCCTCGTAGCTGCTTCAACATCAATGTTATCAACCCCAACCCCAGCTCGTCCGATTATCTTCAAATTCCTTGCCTCATTGATTATGTCAGCCGTAATCTTAGTCCCGCTTCTTACAATCAAAGCCACATAATCGTTTATTATCCGCTTTATCTCATCACGCGGAATCCCTGGCTTAAGGTCAACTTCAAAACCTTCACCTTTTAAAATGTTAACACAACTTTCCTCAATTGGATCTGTTATCAAAATCTTCATACCCAAACAAAAAATTTATTTTCAATGACAACAATTTGGAAATTCATCGTCTTCGTTCCTTTTTTCAACCACGCCTTCAAACTCAGCGAAAACCCTTTGAACAGCCCTAACGCCATCGCCAGGATTAAACCCCTCATAACCGACATCCTTTAAAGCCATCTCAAGCGCAGATATAACACCAACTATATCAAGCTCATCGTAATATCCAAGATGTGAAATTCTAAAAATTTTATCCTTCAAATGCTCCTGTCCACCAGCAACCGTTATCCCATATTTATACTTTAAAACCTTTTGAAATTCTTTTCTATCAATTCCGTCCGGGAAATAAACGGCTGTCACGGCATGCGAAGGTGGATGTCCAAACAATCTAAGTCCAAGCGCTTTGCAACCTTCTCTGACGGCAAGCGAAAGTTTTTCATGTCTTATCCATATATTCTCCAAACCCTCTTCCCTTATCATCTTCAAAGCCACATCAAGCGCAACTATAAGCGCAATACCCGGAGTCCAAGGCGTATCCCCATTTTGGAGTGCCTTTTTAGCTTTCTTCAAACTGAAATAATACTTCGGCAAATTGGAACGCTCAACCATCTCCCAAGCTCTTTCACTCAACGCTATGAACGAAAGCCCTGGCGGTATCATCAACCCTTTCTGTGAACCTGTGATGACAACATCAAGCCCCCACTCGTCCATATACAGCTCATGCGCACCAACAGAGGTTATACCATCAACGACCGTAACAGCGTTTGAATTCTCGCTGACAATCTTTGCTATCTCCTTAACATCAGTAAAAACCCCAGTTGATGTCTCGCTATGCGTCAAGAAAACTGCTTTGACATCAGGATTTCTCTTTAATTCCGTTTCAATTTCTTCAGGTGTGACAGCCCTCCCCCATTCAATTTTAATTTCAATTGCCTCTACTCCATATGCCCTGCATATCTCCCCCCATCTTTCTCCAAATTTCCCACCATTGACAAATATCGCCTTATCACCACTTGAAAGCAAATTTGCAACAGCTGCCTCCATAGCCCCAGTCCCACTGCTCGTCAAAGTATAAACATCTTGCTTCGTCTGGAAAAGATATTTTAAGTTTTCATTAACCCTTGAAAAAATCTCAATAAATTCCGGATTCCTGTGATGAATTATCGGTTGAGCAAGTGCAAGCGAAACTTCCTCTGGAATAGGCGTCGGTCCAGGTGTAAAAAGTCGCTTTTTCATCTTTTCCTATTTCTCCACCTTTGTTTTTTTGAAAATAAAAATTTTGAAAGCCATTGTCAAGAGCTTCTTAAACTTTTGATATTTGCATAAAAAATTTTTTAATTTTAAATCAAAAAGGGCAAAAATGATTGATCTAACTGGGCGAGTCGCCTTGATCACAGGCGGTTCAAGAGGAATTGGAAGGGCAACCGCAATTTTATTCGCAAAGGCAAATGCAGATGTAGCGATCACTTATCTAAAAAACGACGAATCAGCAAACCAAGTCATCAAACAAATTAAAGAACTTGGAAGAGAAGCAATAGCTGTGAAAGGAAATGTCGGTAAAAGCGAAGATGTAAAAAGAATGGTCAAAGAAGTCCTTGAACGCTTCGGAAAAATTGATATACTCGTGAACAACGCTGGAATATGGACATACGGCGCTATCGGCGAGATGAGCGAAGAAACTTGGGATGAAACGATGGAAGTGAACTTGAAAAGTGTATATCTGTTTTCAAATGAAGTCGTCCCCATAATGAAAAAACAAAAATGGGGAAGGATTATAAACATCTCCTCAACCGCTGGTCAACGGGGAGAAGCATTTCACTCACATTACGCTGCATCAAAAGGTGCAATAATTGCCTTTACAAAATCACTTGCTGTTGAACTTGCGAAATATAACATACTTGTAAACTGTGTTGCCCCCGGCTGGGTGAACACTGACATGTGCGCTGAGGTCTTCAGCGATCCAAATTTCGTTGAACAAGTAAAAAGCACAATCCCACTAGGAAGAATTCCAGAACCAGAGGAAATCGCAGGACCTATAGTTTTCCTTGCGTCCGAACTCGCAAACTGGATAACTGGAGCAACGATAAGCGTAAATGGTGGCTCAGTCCTTTGTTATTAAAAATAAACGAACCCAATAAAAATGGAAAAATCAAAAACAAATCCAAACAAAGATTCTTATGGGAAAAATCTAATGGGAATTGAAATTTTTGTCCGCTCTTTAATTGAAGAAAATGTTGAAGTTATCTTCAGTTGCCCTGGAAACGCAGTCCTCGGAATACTTGATGCTATACTTGAAATCTCCGAAATTAAAATTGTGCTAACAAGACATGAACTTGGGGCGGTTTTTTCAGCAAGTGGTTATGCAAGGGCAACGGGAAAACCAGGAGTTGTGCTTGCCTCCTCAGGACCTGGAGCGTCAAACCTCGTAACTGGAATAGCAGATGCAAATATGGACTCTGTTCCACTGGTCATTTTCACAGCACAAGTTCCAACAAAATTAATTGGGAACGAGACATTTCAAGAAGTTGACATAGTTGGGATAACAAGACCTATAACAAAACATAATTTCCTTGTCACTAAAATAGAAGAATTGACAAACATTATAAAATCCGCTTTTTACATTGCAACAACCGGCAGACCAGGTCCTGTATTGGTTGATTTGCCAAGGGATATACTCGCTGAAAAGTTCACATTTGACTATCCCGAAAAAGTGAACCTTCGCGGTTATAACCCAATCTATTCGGCACACTCAGGGCAAATAAAAAGAGCAGCAGAGATAATAAACAATTCTTCAAGACCTGTTATAATAGCAGGTGGTGGTGTCATCATAAGCAATGCCTTTGGTGAATTGAGGGAGCTCGCAAGGAGAATAAACTCACCAGTTACAACTACACTTATGGGTCAAGGTGTTTATCCCGAGGATGACCCTCTATCACTTGGTATGCTTGGGATGCACGGAACTTGGTATGCAAACACTACTGTAAACGAGTCCGACTGCGTAATTGCCATCGGCTCACGGCTTGATGAAAGAGTTACAGGGGACTTCAACAAATTCGCTCCAAAAGCAAAAAAAATTCATATTGATATTGACCCAGCTTCAATAAGCAAAAATGTCAAAGCCGATGTTCCAATCGTCGGCGATGTCAAGGACGCTTTAAAAAAACTAATCCCTCTTGTGAAAAATTTAAATAACGAAGAATGGCTATCGCAGATCAAAAAATGGAAAAACGAACATCCTTTGAAATACAAAGCAACCGATAAGGTCTGCGTTCAATTCGTGATTGAAAAGTTGAGGGACTTAACAGGAGCAAACGCAGTCATAGTCACAGATGTTGGACAATTCCAAATGTGGACAGCTCAGTTTTTCAAATTTCTATACCCGAGAACACACATAACAAGTGGTGGACTTGGAACAATGGGATTTTCACTCCCCGCCTCAATAGGTGTTGCAACAGCAATAAAAGATAGACCAGTAATATCAATCAATGGAAATCGCGGTTTTCAAATCAACCTGCAAGAACTTGCAACAATCAAGGCATACAACCTCCCGATCAAAATTTTAATTTTTAACGATGAACACATTGACATAACAAGACAATGGCAAGAACTACATTGGAGGAAAAGATTTGACGAGATTTTAATTGACAGTTCATGCCCCGATTTTACTAAAATAGCAGATGCTTATGGGATTCAAAGCTTTAAAGTTGAATGGGCAAGCGATGTTGAACCGACTTTGAAAAAGGCGCTCGCATTGAAAGATAAGCCAGTGTTAATTGAGTTCAAAACAATCTACGAGGAAAATATCTACCCGTATATCCCAATCGGAGGAAGTGTAAGCGATATAATTGAAGGAGGGAAATAAAATGAGACACACAATATCAATCCTCGTTGAAAACAAATTCGGTGTCCTGACAAGAATTGCTGGTCTTTTTAGTGCAAAAGGATACAACATTGAAAGTATATCCGTTGGACCAACCGAAGACCCGTCAATTTCACGGATGACAATAGTTACAAATGGGGACGACGACCAAATTGAACAGATAATAAAACATCTAAACAAATTGATTGACATACTCAAAGTCGTTGACTTGACAAATGAACCATTCGTTGAAAGGGAACTCGCCCTGATAAAAGTCAAGGTTAATCCATACACGAGAGGCGATGTAATCCAAATCTCTGATATTTTTAGAGCGAAAGTCGTTGATATAGGACCGACCACTTTAACTGTTGAGGTTACTGGGAAAAGTGACAAAATAACCGCAATGATAAATATGCTTGCGCCGTATGGGATTGTTGAACTTGCAAGGACTGGAGCTGTTGCCCTGAAGCGGGAATTTAAAGGTGAAGTTTACAGCTCAAAGGAGATAAAATTGATAAAGAAAAAATCACGCCAAAAGCCAACTGAGGACACCGAAAAAGGTTAGTTGTTTTTTAGTCACGCCAAATTTAAATTATCATTGATAATAAAGTTAAAAGGTAGATGAAAGAATTTTCAAATATACTTGTTTGCAGAACGGATAAAATTGGGGATTTGGTTTTGACCTTGCCCGTCGCAAATGCCTTGAGGGATAATTTCCCAAATGCAAATATAACTTTCCTCGTCAGCAAATACGCAAGTGAAATCGTTCAAGGTCACAAAGCAATTAACGATGTCATGATTTATGAACCTGAAATTAGCGTTTTTGAACTTGCGAAGGAGATAAGAAAAAGAAAGTTTGACCTTGCGATAGTAGTTTTCCCCGTCTTCAAAATCGCACTTGCACTTTGGATTGCTCGCGTGCCCATTAGGGTCGGCACAGGATACCGAATTTACTCGCTTCTTTTCAATGAAAGGGTTTACGAACACAGAAAATATGCACAAAAACACGAAGTTGAATATAACTTGAACCTAATAAAGAAAATCGGGGCTGAGGTCAAAGAAATAGAATTTGACCTCTTCATTCCAGATTCAGCTTTTGAAAAGGTCAAAAACATCTTATCCAAACATGGCTTAAGTGAAAAAAACTTCATCATAGTCCACCCCGGAAGCAAGGGTTCGGCGAGAGATTTAAAACCCGAAAGGTTTAAAGAACTCGTCAAAATTTTAAGTCAAGAGGGCTTTAAAATCGTCCTGACAGGTAGTGACAAAGAAAAAGAACTCACAAGCTTTGTGGCTGGCGATTTTAAAAATGTCTACAATTTCTCAGGTCTTTTCAACTTAAAAGAACTTTCAGCTCTGATCAAATTATCTTCGCTTTTTATATCAAACTCAACTGGACCTCTTCATATCGCAAGTGCCATTGGAACCCCAGTCATTGGATTTTATCCACCGATAAAAGTTATGAGCCCAAAGCGATGGGGTCCTTATACAAGCGAAAAACTCATATTCACACCAAGTCTTCCATTTGAATGTCAGAAATGCATCGGAGAAAAATGCAAGTTCTTTGACTGTATGGATTTGATAAATCTAAACGAAGTCGCAAAATCAATAAAAGAAAAACTCAGTGTTAATGTATAGCTTTTTCATAATTTTCACCATTTTGAACTTTTTCACGCAGGAGATAAAAATATTTGAAAGCAGAAAAATTGAACATAACGCTTTTAAAGTCGGCGAAAGATTGCTTTACGATGTGAAATATAAATTCATCAAAGTTGGCGAAGCAGAGGTTTCAATCCCAGAGATAATTGAATATAACGGGCGAAAATGTTACAAAGCTGTTTTTCGCGTCTGGTCCTTGCCTTTCTTCTCTATCTTCTATAAGGTTGACGATAGATATGAAACATATATTGATGTTGAGGGAATTTATCCGTGGAGATTTGAACAAAGGATAAGGGAAGGGAACTATAAACATGATTTCTTCGCCGAGTTTGACCATATAAATCTTTTAGCCAAAACATCAGAGGGAATTTATCCAATCCCGCGATATGCTCAAGATGTCTTCTCTGCTTTCTACTACGCAAGAACACAAGATTACTCGGATAAAAGAGTTGGAGAAAGGGTTAAACTTGAAAACTTCTACAAGAACAGAACTTATCCGCTTGAAATAAAATACCTTGGAAAGCAAACCGTAAAGGTCAAAGCTGGAACATTCAATTGCGTTGTAGTTGAACCGTTGATAGTTGAAGGTGGGTTATTTAAAGCGAAGGGGAGATTTCTGCTTTGGATTACAGACGATGATAAAAAAATTCCGGTGAAGATGAACGCCGAAATCCCAATCGGTAGCATTGATGGCGAACTAAGGGAGTTTTACGGAATTGAAAAGATAAACGCAAAAATTGATTGATGAGATCAAAATACGAGAAAATTGACCTTTCAAAGGTAAGGACGATTTCAATACAAAACAGACGAAGCAAGGTTAACACCTCTGAATTTGCAAAGGTATTTGACCCGAAGACGCAAAGTTTTTCGGATTTTATTGACTCACTTCCTGACATATTGGTTGCAAAGGACTTGAAAATGCTCGTTGATAAAATTGTGAATGCACACAAGAAAAACAAACTTGTCATCTTTTTAATTGGTGCACATGTGATAAAGGTTGGGCTTGCACCTTTGTTAATTGAACTTGGTAAAATCGGCGTAATAAAAGCACTTGCGATGAATAGCGCAACCGCAATCCACGATGTTGAAACGGCGCTTTTCGGACAGACATCTGAAGATGTGGCGGAAAATATAATGGATGGAAGCTTCGGAATGGCAAAGGAAACGGGTGATTTTATAAACTTAACGCTGAAGGAATATTGTGAAAATTCCGATCTCGGCTATGGCGAAGCGCTCGGTAAGAAACTAAACGATATAAATGCGCCAAATAAAGATTACAGCGTTCTCGCTTCATATTACAACTTGGACATACCAGTCACAGTTCACGCAGCAATTGGAACAGACATAGTTCACCAACAACCCACGATGGATGGTTCAGCAACAGGAGAAATGAGCTTCAGGGATTTCAAAATTTTGTGCAATGTTCTCACACAGCTTGATAGCGAAAGCGTCGTCGTAAATATCGGCTCAGCGGTGATAATGCCGGAGGTTTTCCTCAAGGCATTAACCGTTGTCCGAAACCTTGGATATAACGCTTTCGGCTTCACCACAGCAAACTTTGATATGTTAAGACACTATAGACCAACTGTCAATGTAGTTCAACGCCCAACTCAAGGCGGTGGAACTGGTCTCATGATAACAGGACATCACGAGATAATGATACCTCTTCTTGTAGCAATGATAAAAAGTAAAATTTAAGGACAAATGGAAGAAAATACGGAGAGAAGAAATTCCTTAAGGTCATCGCCAATAACTATGACATTTATAGCTCTTGGGACGGTGTTCGTCCTATATCAATTTTTCGGCTCTGGGTTGACATTTCTTTTGTTCGGTGGATTGAACGAAAGAAACGCTCAAGGGTTTCGCCTTATGACGATGCTATCCCAATTTCTTTTTATTTTTGTCCCGACATTGTTTTTCGCACGATGGCAGGAAGTTGGATTCAAAGAAATTTTTAAATTAAAAGCGCCGAATTTACTTGAGATCCTCATTGTAATTGTTGGAACGCTATCGCTTCAGAGCATCGCCCAGATTTACCTCTATATTCAAGAGTCAATTATTCCGATTGATAAATTATCCCCTATATTTGAAACCCTCCGTAAAATGATGGAACGAACATATTCAATTTTAATATCTGCAAAATCACCGCTTGAATTTGCCTATGTTGCTCTTGTCGTAGCTCTCACACCAGCAATTTGTGAAGAATTTCTATTCAGGGGTCTTGTTCAATACAATCTGTCAAAAGCGACAAACCATAAACTCGGCTTTATAATAACCGGTGTGATTTTCGCAATGTATCACGCAAATCCATTTAGCTTTATACCATTGATAGCGCTTGGGATTTACTTTGGCTACCTCGTTTATAAATCTGGAAGCATATTTCTCGCAATGCTTGCTCATTTCGTAAATAATTTCACCGCTGCTTATTCATATTTCAAATTCGGTCGTGAAGGTCTCGTCTTAACCTCGGGCTCTATGCTTTTTATGACAGCTTTCTTTTCAATGGCAATTTTTATCGCATCAATCTATGCGCTTGAAATTCTAAACCAAAACAAAACCCAATCTTAAAAATGCCCAAGTGCCCCCTTTGCGGCTTCACTTACCCCGATGGAGTAAATGTATGCCCCGACTGCAACATAAACCTGATTGATGAAAAACCTGAAATATGCATAT from Candidatus Thermokryptus mobilis includes the following:
- a CDS encoding TonB-dependent receptor; translation: MYRKLLILTVMLILPGLLLAQVGKIAGKVVDRETKEPLIGANVIIEGTTLGASTDLNGNYVILNVPPGIYTLKASYVGYQTITIRNVRVTVGLTTEVNFELPSEAIQVPTVEVVAERPLIQKNATNEIRVVRAEDVQNMPLRGYTSVVAIQTGVVQVGGTIYVRGGRSEEVAYYVDGVYFNNPYNYARTGEVVTTAIEEVSYQAGGFNAEYGYAMSGVVVTTTKTGGSRYSATLEVITDEYGGFFRSRETGNPNFHKKNVLTGAYSQGYSLYSLSLGGPIVPGFDRIRFFFALERTFMRNRRPSFYNGVQATVVEAQDTFNINIPAGILRGNSTSRWLFNGNVVFDFKPFNLRVGGTSFFRTDREYIHSYSAFNYNRMPRTEETTHGYYAKLTHTISASTFYTLMFSWYRTFSQTGDHFWWDDIESYGDKDKNPQLRDWGRNQPFRPFSLFAQPNTVYPNYSKNLSSYWGVKFDILHQIGRIHEIKAGFDFRYNTIRVYGLRALDIAQNRRTNPTGSDENIYQTAFVNTIGYDVTGKKEVNTGRNGAKHPIVGAAYIQDKIELPELILNLGLRVDYINPNTDQLVDPTNIILESKGDWYDFSDANFKASKPYYIFAPRLGISFPVTDRTVFHAQYGVFSQAPQLNLFYTSTILFAQYIRSGNYIRAGNPNLRPPKTVAYEVGFAQQITRNASFDITAYYKETRDLIQIQNILARPTAYAMYVNGDYGTIKGLSFSFTLRRTNRVAAFINYTLQYAAGTGSAATTNFNIAWLGGNFPTFVAPLDFDQRHTGSINVDFRTEKGDGPTVFGIKPFEYFGINLLFRFGSGLPYTPVEYRSYIYGPGWQIPRAAVNSGYGPWTSQLDLKIDRAIRLGRISFDVYLWVINLFDSKNVINVYNSTGLPDADGWFRTPEGMAWAENNGPEAVKLYNYMLAHPYNFGEPRQVRLGLRIDL
- the serA gene encoding phosphoglycerate dehydrogenase, yielding MKILITDPIEESCVNILKGEGFEVDLKPGIPRDEIKRIINDYVALIVRSGTKITADIINEARNLKIIGRAGVGVDNIDVEAATRRGIIVMNTPGGNTISTAEHTMSLILALARNIPQANDDLKAGNWERKKFMGVELYGKTIGIIGLGRIGREVALRCKAFGMNVIGYDPVLSSEVALKFGVELVSNLDEIYRRSDFITVHVPLNDETRGMIGREELAKCKRGVRIINCARGGIIDEMALLEAIESGQVAGAALDVFSEEPPPKDHPLIKHPKVIVTPHLGAATEEAQEKVAIQIAHQIADALKGRAIVGAVNAEILQLAMNEEIKPYLLLAEKIGLLHAQLLKGKLLSIRASFTGDVLKNSSQILISAFLKGLLNYLMSEPINYINAPVLAKEMGLNISEKTGESWGNYTYLLNFEVKTDKETRSISGTCFGNSDVRIVGMDEFHFEFKPEGILLVYSNIDRPGMLAAVSSILARSNINIAGLSLGRYGVGQKALTVMSVDSEIPQEVLKEISSVDGIFDVRVVKL
- a CDS encoding pyridoxal-phosphate-dependent aminotransferase family protein, with product MKKRLFTPGPTPIPEEVSLALAQPIIHHRNPEFIEIFSRVNENLKYLFQTKQDVYTLTSSGTGAMEAAVANLLSSGDKAIFVNGGKFGERWGEICRAYGVEAIEIKIEWGRAVTPEEIETELKRNPDVKAVFLTHSETSTGVFTDVKEIAKIVSENSNAVTVVDGITSVGAHELYMDEWGLDVVITGSQKGLMIPPGLSFIALSERAWEMVERSNLPKYYFSLKKAKKALQNGDTPWTPGIALIVALDVALKMIREEGLENIWIRHEKLSLAVREGCKALGLRLFGHPPSHAVTAVYFPDGIDRKEFQKVLKYKYGITVAGGQEHLKDKIFRISHLGYYDELDIVGVISALEMALKDVGYEGFNPGDGVRAVQRVFAEFEGVVEKRNEDDEFPNCCH
- a CDS encoding SDR family NAD(P)-dependent oxidoreductase; this translates as MIDLTGRVALITGGSRGIGRATAILFAKANADVAITYLKNDESANQVIKQIKELGREAIAVKGNVGKSEDVKRMVKEVLERFGKIDILVNNAGIWTYGAIGEMSEETWDETMEVNLKSVYLFSNEVVPIMKKQKWGRIINISSTAGQRGEAFHSHYAASKGAIIAFTKSLAVELAKYNILVNCVAPGWVNTDMCAEVFSDPNFVEQVKSTIPLGRIPEPEEIAGPIVFLASELANWITGATISVNGGSVLCY
- the ilvB gene encoding biosynthetic-type acetolactate synthase large subunit — its product is MGIEIFVRSLIEENVEVIFSCPGNAVLGILDAILEISEIKIVLTRHELGAVFSASGYARATGKPGVVLASSGPGASNLVTGIADANMDSVPLVIFTAQVPTKLIGNETFQEVDIVGITRPITKHNFLVTKIEELTNIIKSAFYIATTGRPGPVLVDLPRDILAEKFTFDYPEKVNLRGYNPIYSAHSGQIKRAAEIINNSSRPVIIAGGGVIISNAFGELRELARRINSPVTTTLMGQGVYPEDDPLSLGMLGMHGTWYANTTVNESDCVIAIGSRLDERVTGDFNKFAPKAKKIHIDIDPASISKNVKADVPIVGDVKDALKKLIPLVKNLNNEEWLSQIKKWKNEHPLKYKATDKVCVQFVIEKLRDLTGANAVIVTDVGQFQMWTAQFFKFLYPRTHITSGGLGTMGFSLPASIGVATAIKDRPVISINGNRGFQINLQELATIKAYNLPIKILIFNDEHIDITRQWQELHWRKRFDEILIDSSCPDFTKIADAYGIQSFKVEWASDVEPTLKKALALKDKPVLIEFKTIYEENIYPYIPIGGSVSDIIEGGK
- the ilvN gene encoding acetolactate synthase small subunit — protein: MRHTISILVENKFGVLTRIAGLFSAKGYNIESISVGPTEDPSISRMTIVTNGDDDQIEQIIKHLNKLIDILKVVDLTNEPFVERELALIKVKVNPYTRGDVIQISDIFRAKVVDIGPTTLTVEVTGKSDKITAMINMLAPYGIVELARTGAVALKREFKGEVYSSKEIKLIKKKSRQKPTEDTEKG
- a CDS encoding glycosyltransferase family 9 protein → MKEFSNILVCRTDKIGDLVLTLPVANALRDNFPNANITFLVSKYASEIVQGHKAINDVMIYEPEISVFELAKEIRKRKFDLAIVVFPVFKIALALWIARVPIRVGTGYRIYSLLFNERVYEHRKYAQKHEVEYNLNLIKKIGAEVKEIEFDLFIPDSAFEKVKNILSKHGLSEKNFIIVHPGSKGSARDLKPERFKELVKILSQEGFKIVLTGSDKEKELTSFVAGDFKNVYNFSGLFNLKELSALIKLSSLFISNSTGPLHIASAIGTPVIGFYPPIKVMSPKRWGPYTSEKLIFTPSLPFECQKCIGEKCKFFDCMDLINLNEVAKSIKEKLSVNV
- a CDS encoding DUF3108 domain-containing protein, which produces MYSFFIIFTILNFFTQEIKIFESRKIEHNAFKVGERLLYDVKYKFIKVGEAEVSIPEIIEYNGRKCYKAVFRVWSLPFFSIFYKVDDRYETYIDVEGIYPWRFEQRIREGNYKHDFFAEFDHINLLAKTSEGIYPIPRYAQDVFSAFYYARTQDYSDKRVGERVKLENFYKNRTYPLEIKYLGKQTVKVKAGTFNCVVVEPLIVEGGLFKAKGRFLLWITDDDKKIPVKMNAEIPIGSIDGELREFYGIEKINAKID